The following coding sequences are from one Vulpes vulpes isolate BD-2025 chromosome 12, VulVul3, whole genome shotgun sequence window:
- the LOC112920144 gene encoding olfactory receptor 10D3-like gives MQNYTSVMEFILLGIPNTEGLENMLFVLFLAFYLFTLLGNLLIFLTILVSSNLHTPMYFFLGNLSVFDIFFPSVSSPKMMLYLMGQSRTISYQGCACQLFFYHFLGGTECFLYTVMAYDRFVAICHPLRYTIIMNRRVCIGLTLGTWLGGCLHGSILTFLVFKLPYCGSNEVDNFFCDIPVVLPLACADTSLAQTVSFTNVDVVTLTCFFLILTSYGHIVLSILKISTAEGRRRAFSTCSAHLMSIFLFYGPVMLIYLRPASSPWLDSVIQVLNNIVTPSLNPLIYTLRNKDVKLALRKVFPQMVHISGV, from the coding sequence ATGCAGAACTACACTTCTGTGATGGAGTTCATCCTATTGGGAATTCCCAATACTGAAGGGCTGGAGAACATgctgtttgtcttatttttggCCTTCTACCTCTTCACCTTGTTGGGAAACCTGCTCATCTTCCTCACCATTCTGGTCTCCTCCAACCTGCATACCCCCATGTATTTCTTTTTGGGAAACCTGTCTGTGTTTgatatatttttcccttctgtGAGCTCCCCCAAAATGATGCTCTACCTAATGGGGCAAAGCCGGACCATCTCATACCAGGGCTGTGCCTGCCAGCTCTTCTTTTACCACTTCCTGGGTGGCACTGAGTGTTTCCTGTACACCGTGATGGCCTATGACCGATTTGTGGCTATTTGTCACCCTTTGCGATACACAATCATCATGAACCGCAGGGTGTGCATTGGCTTGACATTGGGCACTTGGCTGGGTGGCTGTCTCCATGGAAGTATCCTCACCTTTCTGGTCTTTAAGTTACCCTACTGTGGCTCCAATGAGGTGGACAATTTCTTCTGTGATATCCCAGTGGTGTTACCCCTGGCCTGTGCAGACACCTCTCTAGCTCAGACAGTGAGTTTTACTAACGTGGATGTTGTGACTCTTACATGCTTTTTCCTTATCCTTACTTCCTATGGTCACATTGTCCTTTCTATATTGAAAATCAGCACTGCGGAGGGCAGGCGCCGAGCTTTTTCAACCTGCAGTGCCCACCTGATGTCAATATTCTTGTTCTATGGGCCGGTGATGCTCATCTATCTCAGGCCTGCTTCCAGCCCCTGGCTAGATTCTGTTATTCAGGTGTTGAATAATATTGTCACTCCTTCTCTCAACCCTTTGATTTACACCTTAAGAAACAAGGATGTGAAATTGGCTTTGAGGAAAGTATTCCCTCAAATGGTCCACATTTCTGGGGTATAA